A single region of the Lepus europaeus isolate LE1 chromosome 1, mLepTim1.pri, whole genome shotgun sequence genome encodes:
- the GMPPA gene encoding mannose-1-phosphate guanyltransferase alpha, whose product MLKAVILIGGPQKGTRFRPLSFEVPKPLFPVAGVPMIQHHIEACAQVPGMQEILLIGFYQPDEALTQFLEAAQQEFHLPIRYLQEFAPLGTGGGLYHFRDQILAGGPEAFFVLNADVCSDFPLNAMLDAHRRQRHPFLLLGTTANRTQSLNYGCIVENPQTHEVLHYVEKPSTFISDIINCGIYLFSPEALKPLRDVFQRNQQDGQLEDSPGSWPGAGTIRLEQDVFSALAGQGQIYVHLTEGIWSQIKSAGSALYASRLYLGRYQITHPERLAKHSPGGPRIRGNVYIHPTAKVAPSAVLGPNVSIGKGVTVGEGVRLRESIVLHGATLQEHTCVLHSIVGWGSTVGRWARVEGTPNDPNPNDPRARMDSESLFKDGKLLPAITILGCRVRIPAEVLILNSIVLPHKELSRSFTNQIIL is encoded by the exons ATGCTCAAGGCCGTGATCCTGATTGGAGGCCCTCAAAAGG gCACCCGTTTCAGGCCTTTGTCCTTTGAGGTGCCCAAACCCCTGTTTCCTGTGGCCGGAGTCCCCATGATTCAGCACCATATTGAGGCCTGTGCCCAG GTCCCGGGGATGCAGGAGATTCTGCTCATTGGCTTCTACCAACCTGATGAGGCCCTGACCCAGTTCCTAGAGGCTGCCCAGCAGGAGTTCCACCTTCCAATCAG GTACCTGCAGGAGTTTGCCCCCCTGGGCACAGGAGGTGGTCTCTACCATTTCCGGGACCAGATCCTGGCTGGAGGCCCGGAGGCATTCTTCGTGCTCAATGCTGACGTCTGCTCCGACTTCCCCTTGAACGCTATGTTGGATGCCCACAGACGCCAACGCCACCCGTTCTTGCTCCTTGGCACCACG GCCAACAGGACACAGTCCCTCAACTACGGCTGCATCGTTGAGAACCCACAGACGCATGAG GTCCTGCACTATGTGGAGAAACCCAGCACGTTTATCAGTGACATCATCAACTGTGGCATCTATCTCTTCTCCCCGGAAGCCCTGAAGCCGCTTCGTGATGTCTTCCAGCGTAACCAGCAGGATGGGCAACT GGAGGATTCCCCAGGCTCGTGGCCCGGGGCAGGCACCATCCGCCTGGAGCAGGATGTGTTCTCTGCGCTGGCGGGGCAGGGCCAGATCTACGTGCACCTCACCGAGGGCATCTGGAGCCAGATCAAGTCTGCGGG CTCAGCCCTCTACGCCTCCCGCCTCTATCTAGGCCGCTACCAGATCACTCACCCAGAGAGGCTAGCCAAGCATAGCCCGGGGGGCCCGCGAATCCGAG GGAACGTTTACATCCACCCCACGGCTAAGGTCGCCCCCTCGGCTGTG CTTGGCCCCAACGTCTCCATCGGGAAGGGGGTGACCGTGGGCGAGGGTGTGCGGCTCCGCGAGAGCATCGTCCTGCACGGAGCCACACTGCAG GAGCACACGTGTGTCCTACATAGCATCGTCGGCTGGGGGAGCACTGTGGGGCGCTGGGCTCGCGTGGAGGGGACACCCAATGACCCCAACCCCAATGACCCCCGAGCCCGCATGGACAGCGAGAGCCTCTTCAAGGAcgggaagctgctgcctgccatcaCCATCCTGG GCTGCCGTGTCCGGATCCCTGCCGAGGTGCTCATCCTGAACTCCATCGTTCTGCCACACAAGGAGCTGAGCCGCAGCTTCACCAACCAGATCATCCTCTGA